The Salvelinus fontinalis isolate EN_2023a chromosome 24, ASM2944872v1, whole genome shotgun sequence genome has a segment encoding these proteins:
- the LOC129822179 gene encoding G protein-activated inward rectifier potassium channel 2-like translates to MFSTVISNSCALYGDYGNYGPPPYPRKNIRPRASLRHNTYNPYRPYLRRVDTRVSLANPNKISRTTSRGQYVTMPVHHPKLHPLPVSQRIIQSQHKARQTRSAERFSSYDTSSWVEKGSSKPSRGKKTQNNATSSSSKSTGDKRHKSSSSTGRQHHRYFTKDGMCRGSSYSSKNKMCDLIGTLVDLKYSWILFVFTLCYIVTWAAFAELYFLGAWLRGDMEHIQDPQWQPCFEKLDSFHSALSISMDSQIINGYGSRVASANCMDGLVLMMAQSIIESVLDTLMLGCILAKLAKPKRRLPTLLFSQHCVVSERDERLCLMFNVKTLKETHMLVAEIRAKLIKSHHTKEGEFILLEQRELTLGMGPDEARLFTVEPQTVEHVIDEQSPLWGISADSLKWETFEIVVMVDGAVQDAGTAFHVRTSYTEDEIFWGQRFKSHKPLAERGIGSNHKTSDKNYKVQTATHSDREMAVRQRVERSPGHDTDSVPSNMSTRKVHYQYLSDQMLLCNSVSNNNGTGTRKLSKNEFFI, encoded by the exons ATGTTCTCCACGGTGATCTCCAACAGTTGTGCACTCTATGGGGACTATGGCAACTATGGACCTCCCCCATACCCCAGGAAGAACATCAGACCCAGAGCTTCACTTCGACACAACACATATAACCCATACAGGCCATACCTGAGGAGG GTGGACACAAGAGTATCTTTAGCCAATCCCAATAAAATCTCCAGGACcaccagtaggggtcagtatgtCACCATGCCTGTTCACCATCCAAAGCTGCATCCACTGCCGGTCAGTCAGAGGATCATCCAATCACAGCACAAAGCAAGGCAGACCAGGAGTGCTGAGAGGTTCTCCAGTTATGATACAAGCTCCTGGGTTGAGAAAGGCTCTAGTAAACCTAGTAGAGGGAAGAAAACACAGAACAATGCCACATCTTCTTCTTCCAAGAGTACAGGAGACAAAAGACACAAGAGTTCCAGTTCTACTGGTCGCCAGCACCATCGCTACTTCACCAAGGATGGCATGTGTCGTGGCTCATCATACAGCTCCAAgaacaagatgtgtgacctgatCGGCACCCTTGTGGATCTGAAGTACAGTTGGATCCTATTTGTCTTCACCCTGTGCTACATCGTCACCTGGGCAGCCTTCGCAGAGCTCTACTTCCTGGGTGCCTGGCTGCGTGGTGATATGGAACACATACAAGACCCGCAATGGCAGCCATGCTTTGAGAAACTGGACAGTTTCCATTCGGCCCTCTCTATCTCCATGGACAGCCAAATCATCAACGGCTACGGCTCTAGAGTGGCCTCAGCCAACTGCATGGACGGGCTGGTTCTCatgatggcacagtccatcattGAATCAGTGTTAGACACCCTGATGCTGGGCTGCATCCTGGCCAAGCTAGCCAAGCCTAAGAGGAGGCTGCCCACTCTGTTATTCAGTCAGCACTGTGTGGTCTCTGAGAGGGATGAGAGGCTGTGCCTGATGTTCAATGTCAAGACTCTGAAAGAGACACACATGCTGGTGGCAGAGATAAGAGCCAAGCTGATCAAATCTCACCATACCAAAGAAGGAGAGTTCATCCTGTTGGAGCAGAGAGAGCTGACTCTGGGCATGGGGCCAGATGAAGCCAGGCTGTTCACAGTGGAGCCCCAGACCGTGGAGCATGTCATTGATGAACAAAGTCCTCTCTGGGGCATCAGTGCTGACTCTTTAAAGTGGGAGACCTTTGAAATTGTGGTCATGGTGGACGGAGCCGTTCAAGACGCAG GCACAGCCTTCCATGTGAGGACCTCCTACACGGAAGATGAGATTTTTTGGGGACAGCGCTTTAAGTCACACAAGCCACTAGCTGAGAGGGGGATTGGTTCCAATCACAAGACCTCTGATAAGAACTATAAGGTCCAGACTGCCACTCACAGTGACAGAGAGATGGCAGTGAGACAAAGAGTTGAGAGATCTCCTGGACATGACACAGACTCTGTCCCCTCCAACATGTCGACAAGGAAAGTACATTACCAGTATTTATCTGATCAAATGTTACTGTGCAACTCAGTCAGTAATAACAATGGCACAGGAACTAGGAAACTTAGTAAGAATGAGTTCTTTATATAA
- the LOC129822176 gene encoding transmembrane protease serine 5-like isoform X1, with translation MNLDGDTLSAIENPAAVSHSFHPEKTGVGEARVAQSQSCHAWLRGIHSTNHMSANRLVRVLAAVCAVGLLGGLAVGVWFLVRLLLRPTSSQSPAGLGDTKETSFCNVTEDISVADPRKGSVFYRISPENSLLEIQLEKVPTWLPVCYERWNSSLGTLVCRQLGYLRLTKQKGVNLTDIGPNYTDGFIQITSEHKSSLENIWQLRGSCVTGKVIALKCFECGTRAKLPRIIGGVEATLGRWPWQVSLYYSNRHTCGGTIITSQWVVTAAHCVHNYRLPQVSSWVVYAGIVTRSSAKMAQYIGYAVEKILYNKNYNPRSHDNDIALMKLRTPLNFSDTIRPICLPQYERDLPGGTQCWISGWGYTQPDDVLIPATLKEAPVPLISTKKCNSSCMYNGEITPRMLCAGYTEGKVDACQGDSGGPLVCQIDNVWRLVGVVSWGTGCAEPNHPGVYTKVAEFLGWIYDMIESY, from the exons ATG AATCTTGATGGAGATACATTATCTGCGATTGAGAACCCTGCGGCTGTCAGTCATTCTTTCCACCCAGAGAAGACAGGAGTGGGAGAGGCCCGAGTAGCTCAGAGTCAGAGCTGCCATGCCTGGCTGAGAGGAATCCACTCTACAAACCACA TGTCAGCCAATAGACTGGTGAGAGTACTGGCTGCTGTGTGTGCAGTAGGACTTCTGGGAGGCTTAGCAGTCGGAGTGTGGTTCCTAG TCAGGTTGTTGTTGAGGCCTACCTCTTCCCAGAGTCCAGCAGGGCTAGGGGACACCAAGGAGACGTCCTTCTGTAACGTGACTGAGGACATCTCTGTGGCTGACCCCAGGAAAG GTTCAGTGTTTTACAGAATCAGCCCGGAGAACTCTCTCTTGGAGATCCAGTTAGAGAAGGTTCCCACCTGGCTGCCTGTGTGCTATGAGAGATGGAACTCTTCCCTGGGGACCCTGGTCTGCCGCCAGCTGGGATATCTAAG ACTGACCAAGCAAAAAGGGGTGAACTTAACCGACATTGGACCAAACTACACAGATGGCTTTATACAGATTACCTCCGAACACAAGAGCAGCCTGGAAAATATATGGCAGTTAAG ggGGAGTTGCGTCACAGGGAAGGTTAtagctttgaaatgttttg AGTGTGGGACGCGTGCTAAGCTGCCCAGGATAATTGGGGGAGTGGAGGCTACCTTGGGAAGGTGGCCCTGGCAAGTCAGTCTCTACTACAGCAACCGACACACCTGTGGAGGCACCATCATCACCAGCCAATGGGTGGTCACCGCAGCCCACTGTGTGCACAA CTATAGGCTACCACAGGTGTCCAGTTGGGTGGTCTACGCTGGTATTGTCACACGCAGTTCAGCTAAAATGGCTCAGTACATTGGATATGCAGTGGAAAAGATCCTCTACAACAAGAACTACAATCCCAGGAGCCACGACAATGACATTGCTCTAATGAAACTGCGAACCCCACTGAATTTCTCAG ATACCATCAGGCCTATTTGTCTGCCACAGTACGAGCGTGATCTTCCAGGAGGAACACAGTGCTGGATCTCTGGCTGGGGCTACACTCAACCGGATGATG TTCTCATCCCTGCCACGCTAAAAGAAGCTCCGGTTCCACTGATAAGCACCAAGAAATGCAACAGTTCCTGCATGTACAATGGAGAGATCACCCCCCGCATGCTCTGTGCTGGATACACCGAGGGCAAAGTGGACGCATGTCAG GGGGACAGTGGGGGTCCTCTGGTCTGTCAAATTGACAATGTATGGAGACTGGTGGGCGTGGTGAGCTGGGGTACAGGCTGCGCTGAGCCCAACCACCCCGGAGTCTACACCAAGGTGGCCGAGTTCCTCGGCTGGATCTACGACATGATTGAG AGctactga
- the LOC129822176 gene encoding transmembrane protease serine 5-like isoform X2 has translation MNLDGDTLSAIENPAAVSHSFHPEKTGVGEARVAQSQSCHAWLRGIHSTNHMSANRLVRVLAAVCAVGLLGGLAVGVWFLVRLLLRPTSSQSPAGLGDTKETSFCNVTEDISVADPRKVFYRISPENSLLEIQLEKVPTWLPVCYERWNSSLGTLVCRQLGYLRLTKQKGVNLTDIGPNYTDGFIQITSEHKSSLENIWQLRGSCVTGKVIALKCFECGTRAKLPRIIGGVEATLGRWPWQVSLYYSNRHTCGGTIITSQWVVTAAHCVHNYRLPQVSSWVVYAGIVTRSSAKMAQYIGYAVEKILYNKNYNPRSHDNDIALMKLRTPLNFSDTIRPICLPQYERDLPGGTQCWISGWGYTQPDDVLIPATLKEAPVPLISTKKCNSSCMYNGEITPRMLCAGYTEGKVDACQGDSGGPLVCQIDNVWRLVGVVSWGTGCAEPNHPGVYTKVAEFLGWIYDMIESY, from the exons ATG AATCTTGATGGAGATACATTATCTGCGATTGAGAACCCTGCGGCTGTCAGTCATTCTTTCCACCCAGAGAAGACAGGAGTGGGAGAGGCCCGAGTAGCTCAGAGTCAGAGCTGCCATGCCTGGCTGAGAGGAATCCACTCTACAAACCACA TGTCAGCCAATAGACTGGTGAGAGTACTGGCTGCTGTGTGTGCAGTAGGACTTCTGGGAGGCTTAGCAGTCGGAGTGTGGTTCCTAG TCAGGTTGTTGTTGAGGCCTACCTCTTCCCAGAGTCCAGCAGGGCTAGGGGACACCAAGGAGACGTCCTTCTGTAACGTGACTGAGGACATCTCTGTGGCTGACCCCAGGAAAG TGTTTTACAGAATCAGCCCGGAGAACTCTCTCTTGGAGATCCAGTTAGAGAAGGTTCCCACCTGGCTGCCTGTGTGCTATGAGAGATGGAACTCTTCCCTGGGGACCCTGGTCTGCCGCCAGCTGGGATATCTAAG ACTGACCAAGCAAAAAGGGGTGAACTTAACCGACATTGGACCAAACTACACAGATGGCTTTATACAGATTACCTCCGAACACAAGAGCAGCCTGGAAAATATATGGCAGTTAAG ggGGAGTTGCGTCACAGGGAAGGTTAtagctttgaaatgttttg AGTGTGGGACGCGTGCTAAGCTGCCCAGGATAATTGGGGGAGTGGAGGCTACCTTGGGAAGGTGGCCCTGGCAAGTCAGTCTCTACTACAGCAACCGACACACCTGTGGAGGCACCATCATCACCAGCCAATGGGTGGTCACCGCAGCCCACTGTGTGCACAA CTATAGGCTACCACAGGTGTCCAGTTGGGTGGTCTACGCTGGTATTGTCACACGCAGTTCAGCTAAAATGGCTCAGTACATTGGATATGCAGTGGAAAAGATCCTCTACAACAAGAACTACAATCCCAGGAGCCACGACAATGACATTGCTCTAATGAAACTGCGAACCCCACTGAATTTCTCAG ATACCATCAGGCCTATTTGTCTGCCACAGTACGAGCGTGATCTTCCAGGAGGAACACAGTGCTGGATCTCTGGCTGGGGCTACACTCAACCGGATGATG TTCTCATCCCTGCCACGCTAAAAGAAGCTCCGGTTCCACTGATAAGCACCAAGAAATGCAACAGTTCCTGCATGTACAATGGAGAGATCACCCCCCGCATGCTCTGTGCTGGATACACCGAGGGCAAAGTGGACGCATGTCAG GGGGACAGTGGGGGTCCTCTGGTCTGTCAAATTGACAATGTATGGAGACTGGTGGGCGTGGTGAGCTGGGGTACAGGCTGCGCTGAGCCCAACCACCCCGGAGTCTACACCAAGGTGGCCGAGTTCCTCGGCTGGATCTACGACATGATTGAG AGctactga
- the LOC129822176 gene encoding transmembrane protease serine 5-like isoform X3, with protein MNLDGDTLSAIENPAAVSHSFHPEKTGVGEARVAQSQSCHAWLRGIHSTNHMSANRLVRVLAAVCAVGLLGGLAVGVWFLVRLLLRPTSSQSPAGLGDTKETSFCNVTEDISVADPRKECGTRAKLPRIIGGVEATLGRWPWQVSLYYSNRHTCGGTIITSQWVVTAAHCVHNYRLPQVSSWVVYAGIVTRSSAKMAQYIGYAVEKILYNKNYNPRSHDNDIALMKLRTPLNFSDTIRPICLPQYERDLPGGTQCWISGWGYTQPDDVLIPATLKEAPVPLISTKKCNSSCMYNGEITPRMLCAGYTEGKVDACQGDSGGPLVCQIDNVWRLVGVVSWGTGCAEPNHPGVYTKVAEFLGWIYDMIESY; from the exons ATG AATCTTGATGGAGATACATTATCTGCGATTGAGAACCCTGCGGCTGTCAGTCATTCTTTCCACCCAGAGAAGACAGGAGTGGGAGAGGCCCGAGTAGCTCAGAGTCAGAGCTGCCATGCCTGGCTGAGAGGAATCCACTCTACAAACCACA TGTCAGCCAATAGACTGGTGAGAGTACTGGCTGCTGTGTGTGCAGTAGGACTTCTGGGAGGCTTAGCAGTCGGAGTGTGGTTCCTAG TCAGGTTGTTGTTGAGGCCTACCTCTTCCCAGAGTCCAGCAGGGCTAGGGGACACCAAGGAGACGTCCTTCTGTAACGTGACTGAGGACATCTCTGTGGCTGACCCCAGGAAAG AGTGTGGGACGCGTGCTAAGCTGCCCAGGATAATTGGGGGAGTGGAGGCTACCTTGGGAAGGTGGCCCTGGCAAGTCAGTCTCTACTACAGCAACCGACACACCTGTGGAGGCACCATCATCACCAGCCAATGGGTGGTCACCGCAGCCCACTGTGTGCACAA CTATAGGCTACCACAGGTGTCCAGTTGGGTGGTCTACGCTGGTATTGTCACACGCAGTTCAGCTAAAATGGCTCAGTACATTGGATATGCAGTGGAAAAGATCCTCTACAACAAGAACTACAATCCCAGGAGCCACGACAATGACATTGCTCTAATGAAACTGCGAACCCCACTGAATTTCTCAG ATACCATCAGGCCTATTTGTCTGCCACAGTACGAGCGTGATCTTCCAGGAGGAACACAGTGCTGGATCTCTGGCTGGGGCTACACTCAACCGGATGATG TTCTCATCCCTGCCACGCTAAAAGAAGCTCCGGTTCCACTGATAAGCACCAAGAAATGCAACAGTTCCTGCATGTACAATGGAGAGATCACCCCCCGCATGCTCTGTGCTGGATACACCGAGGGCAAAGTGGACGCATGTCAG GGGGACAGTGGGGGTCCTCTGGTCTGTCAAATTGACAATGTATGGAGACTGGTGGGCGTGGTGAGCTGGGGTACAGGCTGCGCTGAGCCCAACCACCCCGGAGTCTACACCAAGGTGGCCGAGTTCCTCGGCTGGATCTACGACATGATTGAG AGctactga